The following proteins are co-located in the Spirosoma montaniterrae genome:
- a CDS encoding RelA/SpoT family protein: MINVTEPADSTVTDTLTVAESVRPDTNTPIIDLEQERQEILKRYRRLLREAKPLLKDNDAKLIKKAFNTSAEAHKNMRRRSGEPYIYHPLAVAQIAVEEIGLGPTSIVAALLHDVVEDTDTTIADIDRAFGPKVARIIDGLTKISGIFEYGTSQQAENFRKMLLTLSDDVRVILIKLADRLHNMRTLESMPRDKQLKIAAETIYIYAPLAHRLGLYAIKSELEDLYLKHVEPEAYKDIAKKLRETKVARDRFIARFIEPIETDLADTNINYVVKGRPKSIYSIWNKLSKSKKPFEEIYDLFAVRIVLDVPPEEEKAACWRAYSIVTDHYKPNPDRLKDWISTPRANGYESLHTTVMSKSGQWVEVQIRTERMNEIAEKGYAAHWKYKGNETRTGAGIEAWISQVRDLIESASSGDKKAAIEFVDDFRSNLYSEEVFVFTPKGDLKVLQRGATALDFAFDIHTQIGARCMAAKVNNTLVPLSHVLQNGDQVEVITSNRQKPSEDWLRFVVTSKAKTKIKDLIKEDNKRYVTDGRELVAKRLRILRMEMSNEIINQLRAYFGSKTTDDFFYRIGKGHIDVAELKKFKADKEAKENRVNKLNSDAYQDGKALVKELKKIHGERVDADVLLIGEDMDRIDYTLSKCCNPISGDDVFGFVTINDGIKIHRVTCPNAVELMSNHGNRIIKAKWTSQKELAFLAGLRITGTDRVGLVNDVTRVISNELHINMRSVTIDSKDGVFEGNIRLYVQDTSHLETLMGKLERVPGVYEVIRFDF; this comes from the coding sequence ATGATCAACGTAACCGAACCTGCTGATTCGACCGTTACAGACACGCTAACTGTAGCCGAATCGGTGCGGCCCGACACAAATACGCCCATTATTGACCTTGAACAGGAACGCCAGGAAATTCTTAAACGATACCGGCGGCTGCTCCGCGAAGCCAAACCGCTGCTGAAAGACAATGATGCCAAACTGATTAAGAAGGCGTTCAATACGTCTGCCGAGGCACACAAAAATATGCGTCGGCGGTCGGGCGAACCATACATTTACCATCCGCTTGCCGTAGCCCAGATTGCGGTCGAAGAAATCGGGCTTGGGCCAACGAGCATCGTGGCTGCCCTGCTGCACGACGTGGTCGAAGATACCGATACAACCATTGCCGACATTGACCGGGCGTTTGGACCGAAAGTAGCCCGAATTATAGACGGACTGACCAAAATTTCGGGCATTTTCGAGTATGGCACTTCGCAACAGGCCGAGAATTTTCGGAAGATGCTGCTCACGTTGTCCGACGATGTGCGGGTTATTCTGATTAAACTGGCCGACCGGCTGCACAACATGCGGACGCTGGAGTCGATGCCGCGTGACAAGCAGTTGAAAATTGCCGCCGAAACAATCTATATCTACGCCCCTCTTGCCCACCGGCTTGGCCTGTATGCCATTAAATCGGAACTGGAAGACCTGTATCTGAAACACGTTGAGCCGGAAGCTTACAAAGACATTGCCAAAAAGCTGCGTGAAACCAAAGTAGCCCGCGACCGCTTCATTGCCCGGTTCATTGAACCTATTGAAACCGATTTGGCCGATACAAACATAAATTACGTAGTTAAAGGACGTCCGAAGTCGATTTATTCGATCTGGAACAAGTTGAGCAAATCGAAAAAGCCGTTCGAGGAAATTTACGACCTGTTTGCCGTGCGTATTGTTCTCGACGTGCCGCCCGAAGAAGAAAAAGCAGCCTGCTGGCGAGCTTATTCTATTGTGACAGACCACTATAAACCCAACCCCGACCGGCTGAAAGACTGGATCAGTACGCCCCGCGCCAACGGCTATGAGTCGCTGCACACCACCGTTATGAGCAAATCGGGGCAGTGGGTAGAGGTTCAGATTCGGACGGAGCGAATGAACGAAATTGCCGAAAAAGGTTACGCGGCTCACTGGAAATACAAAGGCAATGAAACCCGAACGGGCGCAGGCATTGAAGCCTGGATCAGTCAGGTACGCGATCTGATTGAATCGGCCAGTAGTGGCGATAAGAAAGCGGCTATTGAGTTTGTCGATGATTTTCGTAGCAACCTATATAGTGAAGAGGTTTTCGTGTTTACGCCAAAAGGCGATTTGAAAGTGTTGCAACGCGGAGCCACAGCCCTCGATTTTGCGTTCGACATTCATACGCAGATTGGCGCACGCTGTATGGCCGCCAAGGTCAACAATACGCTCGTGCCGCTGAGTCACGTCCTGCAAAATGGCGATCAGGTGGAGGTAATTACATCGAACCGGCAGAAACCGAGCGAAGACTGGCTGCGGTTTGTGGTGACGTCGAAGGCGAAAACCAAAATCAAAGACCTCATTAAAGAGGATAACAAGCGGTACGTGACCGATGGCCGCGAACTGGTGGCGAAGCGGCTGCGGATTCTGCGGATGGAGATGAGCAACGAAATCATTAACCAACTGCGGGCGTATTTCGGCTCGAAAACCACCGACGATTTTTTCTATCGCATTGGCAAAGGTCATATCGACGTGGCCGAGCTGAAGAAGTTCAAAGCGGACAAGGAGGCCAAAGAAAACCGCGTCAATAAACTCAATAGCGATGCGTATCAGGACGGGAAAGCACTCGTCAAAGAACTGAAAAAAATTCATGGCGAACGTGTTGATGCCGACGTACTGCTAATTGGCGAAGACATGGACCGTATCGACTACACGCTCTCGAAGTGCTGTAACCCCATCTCAGGCGACGACGTGTTCGGTTTCGTGACCATCAACGATGGCATAAAAATTCACCGCGTCACCTGCCCCAACGCCGTAGAGCTAATGTCGAACCACGGCAACCGGATTATCAAGGCTAAATGGACGAGCCAGAAAGAACTGGCCTTTCTGGCCGGTTTACGCATCACCGGCACCGACCGCGTGGGTTTAGTTAACGACGTAACGCGGGTGATTAGTAATGAATTACACATCAATATGCGCTCCGTTACCATCGACTCGAAAGATGGTGTTTTTGAAGGAAACATTCGCCTGTACGTACAGGATACAAGCCACCTCGAAACGCTCATGGGCAAACTCGAACGGGTGCCCGGCGTCTATGAAGTGATACGGTTTGACTTTTGA
- a CDS encoding helix-turn-helix transcriptional regulator, translating to MILFGAVLIQHRERTKLTQKEVAERIGVCKTTYHNWESDKRVFTVDYLPKLAEVFGIDVVDLFPGGLQVRVIQPANEETGATFDARQLYEDLVGSLRETIALLRDENNKLRMQARQTHASFD from the coding sequence ATGATTCTTTTTGGTGCTGTCCTTATCCAACATCGTGAGCGCACGAAACTCACGCAAAAAGAAGTGGCCGAGCGCATCGGCGTTTGCAAAACTACCTACCACAATTGGGAGAGCGACAAGCGGGTGTTCACCGTCGATTACCTGCCCAAACTCGCTGAGGTGTTTGGTATCGATGTAGTTGATTTATTTCCCGGTGGCCTACAGGTTCGGGTAATTCAGCCTGCTAATGAAGAAACGGGAGCAACTTTCGATGCCCGACAACTCTACGAAGATTTGGTGGGGTCGCTCAGGGAAACCATTGCTTTATTAAGAGACGAAAACAACAAGCTACGGATGCAAGCCAGACAGACACACGCTTCCTTCGATTGA
- a CDS encoding prenyltransferase/squalene oxidase repeat-containing protein encodes MNPVSAIPSSQPRYQNVNKNAISTFFVQDQYMQIVNSIICKHSIKDDLLSLDTYNTHQLYIKLFRFLSPLFPAISGQIVDELSLSGYLYFRSLLIADGLEDKITNNFNLELLDEQYNVVEILASESLLLMSKHFPEYTPFWQEFQELKQEYERTTSVEKQLSVDRPLFSENLFKNIATGKSVMSHAAVAAFCHLTGDFAYHCDLKQCLNHLHIAIQYMDDVEDFDEDIINGQYTYPQYLIGTYLNERQLHTNNSRELLKYLHLSGITNNLIGQSLIHLEESKAIAFRLKLDDLAIFIERKIEKYKLHKQEITFLIKKAEIKIGKSVVFSQNYSLGESLDRASNYLSANADEEGVWTDFLTSAGFGESWITAYVGLQLAESGRHKSLLNKSIDWLMNPKLSERPISYNHSVIQDGDTTTFSIGFQNAMGWPVSSCQYADWFRFMNNDGGWVTYRDEQNLRRRLMLEEEGVAGWLSAKNCVSAAAAYVLSCRQDSHDHFELTCQYLTGKINENGSVDSYWWTGPTYATAYTVMALSRSRQHRHKTQSSVDWLLSCQHPGGYWLNEYVKTHSPLFTALCIKALILFDAKRYQKQIKQGIDWLLAVQTSDGSWQTNRVLQIPATDIDDPSTVFSWRNSSFGVNCIVDDHNRVFTTATVLNALELFGGLAKILPPERNEV; translated from the coding sequence ATGAATCCGGTAAGTGCTATTCCATCATCCCAACCTCGTTACCAGAACGTCAATAAAAATGCCATTAGTACTTTCTTTGTGCAAGACCAATATATGCAGATCGTTAACAGTATTATTTGTAAGCATAGTATTAAAGATGACTTATTAAGCTTAGATACGTACAATACTCATCAGTTATACATAAAATTATTCCGATTTCTATCTCCTTTGTTCCCAGCTATTTCGGGTCAGATTGTAGACGAATTGTCGCTTAGTGGGTATCTGTATTTCCGTTCGCTACTAATTGCCGACGGTTTGGAAGATAAAATCACAAACAATTTTAATTTAGAACTATTGGATGAACAATACAACGTAGTTGAAATTTTAGCAAGTGAGTCTCTGCTATTAATGAGTAAGCATTTTCCTGAATACACGCCCTTCTGGCAAGAATTTCAGGAATTGAAGCAGGAGTACGAACGTACAACATCAGTAGAAAAGCAACTATCAGTAGACAGGCCGCTGTTTAGTGAGAACTTATTTAAAAATATAGCTACTGGAAAATCAGTAATGAGTCATGCGGCAGTAGCGGCTTTCTGTCACCTCACTGGTGATTTTGCTTATCACTGTGATTTGAAGCAATGCTTAAATCATCTTCATATCGCTATCCAGTATATGGATGATGTTGAAGATTTTGACGAGGATATAATAAACGGACAATATACTTACCCGCAGTATCTGATCGGGACCTACCTCAATGAAAGACAATTACACACAAACAACTCTCGTGAGTTACTAAAATACCTACACTTGTCTGGAATAACGAATAATTTGATCGGTCAATCTCTTATTCATTTGGAGGAGAGCAAGGCTATTGCTTTTCGTCTTAAACTTGATGATTTAGCTATATTCATCGAGCGGAAAATAGAAAAATATAAACTTCACAAGCAAGAGATAACCTTTTTGATAAAAAAGGCAGAAATAAAAATTGGTAAGAGCGTAGTATTTTCTCAAAACTATTCATTGGGTGAATCTTTAGACAGGGCCAGTAATTACTTGTCAGCAAATGCTGATGAAGAAGGCGTATGGACAGATTTTTTGACGAGTGCTGGCTTTGGTGAAAGCTGGATTACTGCATACGTAGGGCTACAATTAGCGGAATCGGGAAGACATAAGTCTTTGCTAAACAAGAGTATAGATTGGCTGATGAATCCGAAGCTTTCTGAAAGACCAATTTCGTATAACCATTCGGTAATACAGGACGGGGATACAACTACATTTTCGATTGGCTTTCAAAATGCTATGGGATGGCCCGTTAGCTCCTGTCAGTATGCAGACTGGTTTCGGTTTATGAATAATGATGGCGGCTGGGTAACCTACCGCGATGAGCAAAATCTTCGTCGTCGGCTCATGTTGGAAGAAGAGGGCGTAGCGGGGTGGCTGTCAGCTAAAAACTGTGTTTCGGCTGCTGCTGCTTATGTGCTTTCCTGTCGTCAGGATTCGCACGACCATTTCGAGCTGACGTGTCAGTATTTAACTGGGAAAATAAACGAAAATGGTTCTGTTGATTCATATTGGTGGACAGGGCCGACTTATGCTACCGCTTATACGGTCATGGCTTTGTCGAGAAGCAGACAGCATCGACACAAAACACAATCGTCGGTCGATTGGCTGCTGAGTTGCCAACATCCAGGGGGATATTGGCTTAATGAGTACGTGAAAACTCATAGCCCTCTCTTTACGGCCTTGTGTATAAAAGCCCTTATCTTATTTGATGCCAAACGGTATCAAAAGCAAATAAAGCAAGGAATTGACTGGTTATTAGCAGTTCAGACATCAGACGGTAGCTGGCAGACTAATCGCGTTCTGCAAATACCAGCCACCGATATTGACGATCCAAGTACTGTTTTTAGCTGGCGGAATAGCTCGTTCGGCGTGAACTGTATTGTAGATGACCATAACCGAGTATTCACAACAGCTACAGTCTTGAATGCACTGGAGTTGTTTGGAGGTCTCGCCAAAATATTGCCTCCGGAACGCAATGAGGTGTAA